In Haematobia irritans isolate KBUSLIRL chromosome 1, ASM5000362v1, whole genome shotgun sequence, a genomic segment contains:
- the pont gene encoding ruvB-like helicase pontin produces MKIEEVKSTVRTQRISAHSHVKGLGLNADGVPLPMSAGLVGQKAAREAAGIVVDLIKSKKMAGRALLLAGPPGTGKTAIALAIAQELGNKVPFCPMVGSEVFSSEIKKTEVLMENFRRSIGLRIRETKEVYEGEVTELTPVETENPMGGYGKTISNVVIGLKTAKGTKQLKLDPSIFEALQKEKVEVGDVIYIEANSGAVKRQGRSDTFATEFDLETEEYVPLPKGDVHKKKEVIQDVTLHDLDVANARPQGGQDVLSMMGQLMKPKKTEITDKLRMEINKVVNKYIDQGIAELVPGVLFIDEIHMLDLETFTYLHKSLESPIAPIVIFATNRGRCVIRGTNDIVSPHGIPLDLLDRLLIIRTLPYHSTEMEQIIKLRAQTEGLQLEEAAFARLSEIGSASTLRYAVQLLTPGHQMCKVNGRTTITKEDIDDVHALFLDAKRSSKHLSEKNNKFMM; encoded by the exons ATGAAAATCGAAGAAGTTAAAAGCACCGTACGCACTCAGCGTATATCCGCTCATAGCCATGTGAAAGGTCTTGGCTTGAATGCTGATGGTGTCCCATTGCCAATGTCTGCTGGTTTAGTTGGTCAGAAAGCTGCACGAGAAGCTGCTGGTATTGTTGTGGATTTAATCAAGTCTAAGAAAATGGCTGGTCGTGCTTTATTATTGGCAGGTCCACCTGGTACTGGAAAAACAGCCATAGCCTTAGCTATCGCCCAGGAGTTGGGAAATAAAGTACCTTTTTGTCCAATGGTGGGTTCGGAAGTTTTCAGTAGTGAAATAAAAAAGACCGAAGTCCTTATGGAGAATTTCCGCCGATCAATTGGTTTGAGAATTAGAGAAACCAAGGAAGTCTATGAGGGGGAAGTTACCGAATTGACACCAGTAGAAACTGAAAATCCTATGGGAGGCTATGGAAAGACAATAAGTAATGTGGTTATTGGTCTAAAGACGGCCAAGGGTACAAAACAATTGAAACTAGATCCCAGTATTTTTGAGGCATTGCAAAAGGAAAAAGTTGAAGTGGGTGATGTCATTTATATCGAAGCCAATAGTGGAGCAGTCAAACGCCAAGGACGTAGTGACACCTTTGCCACAGAATTTGATTTGGAAACCGAGGAATATGTTCCATTGCCCAAGGGTGATGTACACAAGAAGAAAGAAGTTATACAAGATGTCACGCTACATGATTTAGACGTTGCTAATGCTCGGCCTCAAGGTGGTCAGGATGTCCTCTCAATGATGGGACAATTGATGAAGCCAAAGAAAACAGAAATTACCGATAAATTGCGTATGGAAATTAACAAAGTTGTTAACAAGTATATAGATCAAGGTATTGCTGAATTGGTACCTGGCGTATTGTTTATTGATGAAATCCATATGCTTGATTTGGAGACATTTACGTACTTACACAAGTCGCTGGAATCTCCAATTGCACCGATTGTAATATTTGCCACCAATCGTGGACGTTGTGTCATTCG TGGTACCAATGACATTGTATCCCCTCATGGCATACCTTTGGATTTACTAGATCGTCTCTTAATTATACGCACCTTGCCTTATCATTCCACTGAAATGGAACAGATTATTAAATTACGAGCCCAAACTGAAGGTTTACAATTGGAGGAAGCCGCTTTTGCACGTCTCAGTGAAATTGGTAGTGCTTCAACATTACGTTATGCCGTTCAATTGCTAACACCTGGTCATCAAATGTGTAAAGTAAATGGtcgtacaacaataacaaaagaagATATAGATGATGTTCATGCCCTGTTCTTGGATGCGAAGCGTTCATCGAAACATCTCTCCGAAAAGAATAATAAATTCATGATGTAA